A part of Corynebacterium mustelae genomic DNA contains:
- a CDS encoding AAA family ATPase — MPTALINANNLSVAYSKGENVLSDLNFTIPTGPEILGLIGANGAGKTTLLRVIAGQLAFSGECLVGSASPFDNQHHMDHTILTGIDSPFPGDWRVKHIFKAGGYRWVTWDQDAAETLALRFGVGVDKRYRELSRGQRSAVGIIVALASGCSLVLLDEPYLGLDVSKRGEFYRVLTEYAEIGDRTFIISTHHLNEISALLDRVMLIDAGRVVLNGVIDDLMEQVLEITGTTEAVDRLISQLGVTGAVRHRSDQSGATKLVLDLRQFPKFVDELYTCAGHLNVRVAECTLEKAVLAITEPQYKELT; from the coding sequence ATGCCGACTGCTTTGATTAACGCCAATAACCTTTCCGTGGCCTACAGCAAGGGCGAAAACGTTTTATCCGACCTAAATTTCACCATCCCAACCGGGCCGGAAATTTTGGGGCTTATCGGAGCCAATGGTGCCGGAAAAACCACATTGCTGAGGGTTATCGCAGGACAATTAGCCTTTAGCGGGGAGTGTTTAGTCGGTAGTGCTTCACCGTTTGATAATCAGCACCACATGGATCACACGATCCTTACGGGGATTGATTCACCGTTTCCTGGCGATTGGCGCGTAAAACACATCTTTAAAGCCGGAGGCTATCGGTGGGTCACGTGGGACCAGGACGCCGCGGAAACCTTAGCCCTTCGCTTCGGTGTCGGCGTCGACAAGCGGTATCGGGAGTTATCTCGTGGCCAACGCTCCGCTGTGGGGATTATCGTTGCGCTCGCTTCCGGCTGTTCGCTGGTACTGCTTGACGAGCCGTACCTGGGGCTAGACGTCAGTAAACGCGGTGAGTTCTACCGAGTACTTACCGAATATGCGGAGATCGGGGACCGTACCTTTATTATCTCCACCCACCACCTGAACGAAATATCGGCGCTGCTTGATCGCGTCATGCTTATTGACGCCGGACGGGTCGTCCTCAATGGTGTCATCGATGACCTCATGGAACAGGTCTTAGAAATTACCGGAACAACCGAAGCTGTCGATCGCCTTATTAGTCAACTAGGGGTTACAGGGGCCGTGCGGCACCGCAGCGACCAGTCAGGGGCGACGAAACTCGTTCTCGACCTGCGGCAATTTCCAAAGTTTGTCGACGAGCTATACACCTGCGCCGGCCATCTCAATGTTCGGGTTGCCGAATGCACCCTGGAAAAGGCAGTGCTAGCGATTACCGAACCGCAATACAAAGAGCTGACTTAG
- a CDS encoding GntR family transcriptional regulator: MDDATAPLFRQIATLVEDAIVDGSLKAGERAPSTNELAVFHSINPATARKGLTILVEAGVLEKRRGLGMFVTEAAHDIIISRRREDFAAAYLAPLIDEAVKLDVSRADLHTLIDRVAESRGLYS; encoded by the coding sequence ATGGATGACGCAACAGCACCATTGTTTCGGCAAATTGCAACACTGGTGGAAGATGCCATCGTTGATGGATCGCTAAAAGCTGGAGAACGTGCGCCTAGCACCAATGAATTAGCAGTCTTTCACTCAATCAACCCGGCTACCGCTCGAAAGGGTCTGACAATTTTGGTGGAAGCCGGGGTTCTAGAAAAACGAAGGGGATTAGGAATGTTTGTAACCGAAGCTGCGCACGACATCATTATCAGCCGCCGCAGGGAAGACTTTGCTGCTGCTTATCTAGCACCACTTATCGACGAAGCCGTCAAATTGGATGTCAGTCGAGCTGATCTACACACCCTTATCGACCGCGTCGCCGAAAGCCGTGGTTTGTACAGCTAA